One window from the genome of Nicotiana sylvestris chromosome 9, ASM39365v2, whole genome shotgun sequence encodes:
- the LOC138878160 gene encoding uncharacterized mitochondrial protein AtMg00810-like yields MGSEFEMSMMGELNLFLGLQVKQSIKGTFISQQKYINELLKKFDMEASKVIDTPIATATRLDMDESGSHVNQTMYRGIIRSLLYLTASRLDVVFNVGLCARF; encoded by the coding sequence atgggaagtgagtttgaaatgagcatgatgggagagTTAAACTTATTTTTGGGTCTTCAAGTGAAACAATCCATAAAAGGTACATTTATCAGCCAGCAAAAGTACATTAATGAGCTCCTGAAGAAgtttgatatggaagcatcaaaagtgatCGACACTCCCATTGCCACTGCTACTCGACTAGACATGGATGAATCTGGCTCTCATGTaaatcaaaccatgtatagaggaATTATTAggtctcttctctatctcacTGCCAGTAGACTTGATGTTGTCTTCAATGTGGGGCTATGTGCAAGATTTtag